From one Amycolatopsis sp. FDAARGOS 1241 genomic stretch:
- a CDS encoding [protein-PII] uridylyltransferase codes for MTDGGELVRALERLLEGRHGPSALRAALVDLFEFWLAKGASAAGVDTADPGVALVAVGGLGRRELVPFSDLDLVLVHNGNPSVGEIADALWYPLWDAKLGLDHSVRTPGEALKVATEDLRTQLGLLDARHLAGDAELTERLAAAAREQWRRTARKRLGELADAVRTRWRRSGEIAQSAEPDLKHGRGGLRDFAVLEALALAQLTARPVEELVAAKALLLDVRTELRRELRRERDVLSAPEAEAVATELGLADRFALARKLSGAGRTIAYAVDVALRSTVEPPRSRFGRRPSRTPLAEGVVLHGDEVSLARDAVPAKDPALLLRVAAASARTGKPIAHGTLRTLADSAPELRAPWPDDARNALVELLGAGEGLVDAVEALDRTGLWARLFPEWGAVRDLPPRSPVHQWTVDRHLVQACVEAARLTTTVARPDLLLLGALLHDIGKGRDADHSELGADIAAQVAARVGLPRADVATVSAMVRHHLLLPHTATRRDIADPATVSRVVKTLDGDVVLIDLLHALTRADSLATGPGVWTDWKARLLADLVSSCEEALHGKGFTAPEPLDATQRELLSDAVRSGIGEVRITAHGKVVTVVLAAPARVELLAPAAGVLALNSLEVHAAVLRDRVGVFTASPKFGSLPEPTLLREQFSRAVAGTLPLTQRLAAKERDYASASAFTVAPKVLWFDDETSGSNTVVLELRAADRIGLLFRVARALSRSEASVHWAKATTLGGAVVDSFAVSPRTGRVDAAWRAKVEEAVLTAAS; via the coding sequence ATGACCGACGGGGGTGAACTGGTCCGGGCCCTCGAGCGCCTGCTCGAGGGCCGGCACGGACCGTCCGCGCTGCGGGCGGCACTGGTCGATCTCTTCGAGTTCTGGCTCGCGAAGGGCGCTTCGGCGGCCGGCGTGGACACCGCCGATCCCGGTGTCGCGCTGGTCGCCGTCGGCGGCCTCGGGCGGCGCGAGCTGGTGCCGTTCTCGGACCTCGACCTGGTGCTGGTGCACAACGGCAACCCGAGCGTCGGCGAGATCGCCGACGCGTTGTGGTACCCGCTGTGGGACGCCAAACTCGGGCTCGACCACTCCGTGCGGACGCCGGGGGAAGCGCTCAAGGTGGCCACGGAAGACCTGCGTACGCAACTCGGGTTGCTCGACGCACGCCACCTCGCGGGCGACGCCGAGCTGACCGAGCGCCTGGCGGCCGCCGCCCGCGAGCAGTGGCGGCGCACGGCTCGCAAGCGGCTGGGCGAGCTGGCCGACGCCGTGCGCACGCGCTGGCGGCGCAGCGGGGAGATCGCGCAGTCGGCCGAGCCCGACTTGAAACACGGGCGCGGCGGGTTGCGTGATTTCGCCGTGCTGGAGGCGCTGGCGCTGGCCCAGCTCACGGCCCGGCCGGTTGAGGAGCTGGTGGCGGCCAAGGCGTTGCTGCTCGACGTGCGCACGGAGTTGCGGCGTGAACTGCGCCGGGAACGCGATGTGCTGAGCGCGCCCGAAGCCGAAGCGGTGGCAACGGAGCTGGGCCTTGCCGATCGGTTCGCGCTGGCCCGCAAGCTTTCCGGCGCCGGCCGGACGATCGCGTACGCCGTGGACGTCGCTCTCCGGTCCACTGTGGAGCCGCCGCGCTCCCGCTTCGGCCGGCGCCCCTCGCGCACGCCGCTCGCCGAGGGTGTTGTGCTCCACGGCGACGAGGTGTCGCTGGCGCGCGACGCCGTGCCGGCCAAGGACCCAGCGCTGCTGCTGCGCGTCGCGGCTGCCTCGGCGCGCACCGGGAAACCGATCGCGCACGGCACCTTGCGCACGCTGGCTGACTCCGCGCCCGAACTGCGCGCCCCGTGGCCGGACGACGCTCGCAACGCGCTGGTCGAGCTGCTCGGCGCGGGGGAGGGGCTCGTCGACGCCGTCGAGGCGCTGGACCGCACGGGGTTGTGGGCGCGGCTGTTCCCGGAGTGGGGCGCGGTGCGAGACCTGCCGCCCCGTTCGCCCGTGCACCAGTGGACCGTCGACCGGCACCTCGTGCAGGCGTGCGTCGAGGCGGCCAGGCTGACGACCACGGTCGCCCGCCCGGACCTCCTGCTCCTCGGGGCGCTCCTGCACGACATCGGCAAGGGCCGCGACGCCGACCACTCCGAGCTGGGCGCCGACATCGCCGCCCAGGTCGCCGCGCGCGTCGGCCTGCCGCGGGCCGACGTCGCCACCGTCTCGGCGATGGTCCGCCACCACCTGCTCCTGCCCCACACCGCGACCCGCCGCGACATCGCCGACCCGGCCACGGTGTCCCGCGTGGTCAAAACGCTCGATGGCGACGTCGTGCTGATCGACCTGCTGCACGCGCTGACCCGGGCCGATTCGCTGGCCACCGGCCCGGGCGTCTGGACGGACTGGAAGGCCCGGCTGCTGGCCGACCTGGTGAGCTCGTGCGAAGAAGCCTTGCACGGCAAGGGTTTCACCGCGCCGGAACCTCTGGACGCCACCCAGCGCGAACTCCTGTCCGACGCCGTCCGCTCCGGCATCGGCGAGGTCCGCATCACCGCCCACGGCAAGGTCGTCACGGTCGTGCTGGCCGCCCCGGCGCGCGTGGAACTGCTGGCGCCCGCCGCGGGTGTCCTGGCGCTCAACTCGCTGGAAGTCCACGCCGCTGTCCTGCGCGACCGTGTCGGCGTGTTCACCGCCTCCCCGAAGTTCGGCTCCCTGCCCGAGCCGACGCTGCTGCGCGAACAGTTCTCCCGCGCCGTGGCCGGGACGTTGCCCCTGACCCAGCGCCTGGCCGCCAAGGAACGCGACTACGCGAGCGCGTCCGCGTTCACCGTCGCGCCCAAGGTCCTGTGGTTCGACGACGAAACGAGCGGCTCGAACACCGTTGTGCTCGAACTGCGCGCCGCCGACCGCATCGGCCTGCTCTTCCGCGTGGCGCGCGCCCTGAGCCGCTCGGAAGCCTCCGTCCACTGGGCCAAAGCGACCACCCTGGGCGGCGCCGTGGTGGACTCCTTCGCCGTCTCCCCCCGCACGGGCCGTGTCGACGCGGCCTGGCGGGCGAAGGTGGAGGAGGCCGTGCTCACCGCCGCCTCGTGA
- a CDS encoding HAD domain-containing protein: protein MARPFLFLDVDGPLIPFGGSDHPRFPPDPGPAGHPLLARLDPAHGTRPAALPCDLVWATTWGADANAVLCPRLGLPPLPVVDWPDAPDPDEGHWKTRPLVMWAAGRPFAWLDDEISSADRAWVAAHHPGPALLHRVDPRVGLAPADFTSLAGWFGRVTTTS, encoded by the coding sequence GTGGCCCGCCCGTTCCTCTTCCTCGACGTCGACGGTCCCCTTATCCCGTTCGGCGGCTCGGACCACCCGCGGTTCCCGCCCGATCCCGGCCCGGCCGGCCACCCGCTCCTGGCTCGCCTGGACCCCGCGCACGGCACTCGTCCTGCCGCCCTCCCGTGCGACCTCGTGTGGGCGACCACGTGGGGAGCCGATGCCAACGCCGTCCTGTGTCCCCGCCTCGGCTTGCCGCCGCTGCCCGTCGTCGACTGGCCCGACGCGCCTGATCCCGACGAAGGGCACTGGAAAACCCGGCCCCTGGTGATGTGGGCCGCCGGCCGCCCGTTCGCCTGGCTCGACGACGAAATCTCCTCTGCCGACCGCGCGTGGGTGGCCGCCCACCACCCCGGCCCCGCCCTGCTCCACCGCGTCGACCCCCGCGTGGGCTTGGCGCCGGCCGACTTCACCAGCCTCGCCGGCTGGTTCGGGAGGGTGACCACGACGTCGTGA
- a CDS encoding P-II family nitrogen regulator, whose amino-acid sequence MKLITAIVKPFTLDDIRSGLEQLGVLGMTVSEVQGYGRQKGHTEVYRGAEYSVDFVAKLKLEVVTDDANVEKVLDAITSAAHTGKIGDGKVWVTPVETVIRVRTGERGADAL is encoded by the coding sequence ATGAAGCTCATCACCGCGATCGTCAAGCCGTTCACGCTCGACGACATCCGTTCCGGGCTGGAGCAGCTGGGTGTGCTCGGCATGACCGTCAGCGAGGTCCAGGGCTACGGCCGCCAGAAGGGCCACACCGAGGTCTACCGCGGTGCCGAGTACTCCGTGGATTTCGTGGCCAAGCTGAAGCTCGAGGTCGTGACCGACGACGCGAACGTCGAGAAGGTCCTCGACGCCATCACCTCAGCCGCGCACACCGGCAAGATCGGTGACGGCAAGGTGTGGGTGACGCCGGTCGAGACCGTGATCCGGGTGCGCACCGGCGAGCGCGGAGCGGATGCGCTCTAG
- a CDS encoding amidohydrolase family protein — translation MSALHVSGTVLPDGEPRDLWLVDGRISVEPVPGAETLSTGGFLVPGLVDAHCHPGIAPEGPVPVDVAIEQAETDRAAGTLLIRDCGLPIDVRPLQERADLPTIIRCGRHLALPKRYVPGLAIELDDPELLPEAVAEQARDGDGWVKLVGDWIDRGAGDLAPLWPQDVLTEAIRVAHDLGARVTAHVFGEAALPGLIDAGIDCLEHGTALDPDQLAQLARREVALVPTLINIENFPGIADKAGKYPTYAAHMRALHAGVGDMVSAAVEAGVRVFAGTDAGGMVAHGLIADEVEALHRAGMSREQALASASWAAREWLGHPGIENGAPADLIVYAADPREDLAVLRHPEHIVLGGVVFA, via the coding sequence TTGAGCGCGCTGCACGTCTCCGGCACAGTGCTGCCGGACGGTGAGCCGCGCGATCTGTGGCTCGTCGACGGCCGCATCTCGGTCGAGCCGGTGCCGGGCGCCGAAACGCTCTCCACGGGCGGGTTCCTCGTGCCCGGCCTCGTCGACGCCCATTGCCACCCCGGCATCGCGCCCGAGGGCCCCGTGCCGGTCGACGTGGCGATCGAGCAGGCCGAGACCGACCGCGCCGCGGGCACGCTGCTGATCCGTGACTGCGGCCTGCCGATCGACGTCCGGCCGCTGCAGGAGCGCGCCGACCTGCCGACGATCATCCGCTGCGGCCGGCACCTCGCCCTGCCCAAGCGGTACGTCCCGGGCCTGGCCATCGAGCTGGACGACCCCGAGCTGCTGCCCGAGGCCGTCGCCGAGCAGGCCCGCGACGGCGACGGCTGGGTGAAGCTCGTCGGCGACTGGATCGACCGCGGCGCCGGCGACCTCGCCCCGCTGTGGCCGCAGGACGTGCTCACCGAGGCCATTCGCGTGGCGCACGACCTCGGCGCCCGCGTCACCGCCCACGTCTTCGGCGAGGCCGCGCTGCCGGGGCTCATCGACGCCGGCATCGACTGTCTCGAACACGGCACCGCGCTCGACCCGGACCAGCTCGCCCAGCTCGCCCGGCGCGAGGTGGCGCTCGTGCCCACGCTGATCAACATCGAGAACTTCCCGGGCATCGCCGACAAAGCCGGCAAGTACCCGACGTACGCGGCGCACATGCGGGCGTTGCACGCCGGTGTCGGTGACATGGTGTCCGCGGCCGTCGAAGCGGGCGTGCGGGTCTTCGCGGGCACGGACGCCGGCGGCATGGTCGCCCACGGCCTCATCGCGGACGAGGTCGAAGCGCTCCACCGCGCCGGAATGTCGCGCGAGCAGGCGCTCGCGAGCGCGTCGTGGGCGGCCCGCGAGTGGCTCGGCCACCCCGGCATCGAGAACGGCGCACCGGCCGACTTGATCGTCTACGCGGCCGATCCGCGGGAGGACCTGGCTGTGCTGCGCCATCCGGAGCACATCGTCCTGGGCGGTGTCGTCTTCGCCTGA
- the rpsP gene encoding 30S ribosomal protein S16, protein MAVKIKLQRLGKIRAPYYRIIVADARTRRDGKAIETIGKYHPKEEPSLIQVDSERAQHWLSVGAQPTEPVQRLLEITGDWQKFKGLPGAEGTLKVAEPKPSKQDLFNAALAAAGEEPVAEATTPKKKSAPKKAEADKAEAAEGEKSE, encoded by the coding sequence GTGGCCGTCAAGATCAAGCTGCAGCGCCTCGGCAAGATCCGTGCGCCGTACTACCGCATCATCGTCGCCGACGCGCGCACCCGCCGGGACGGCAAGGCCATCGAGACGATCGGCAAGTACCACCCGAAGGAAGAGCCGAGCCTGATCCAGGTCGACTCCGAGCGCGCCCAGCACTGGCTGTCCGTCGGCGCCCAGCCGACCGAGCCGGTCCAGCGCCTGCTCGAGATCACCGGCGACTGGCAGAAGTTCAAGGGCCTGCCCGGCGCCGAGGGCACCCTGAAGGTGGCCGAGCCGAAGCCGTCCAAGCAGGACCTGTTCAACGCGGCGCTGGCCGCGGCCGGCGAGGAGCCGGTCGCCGAGGCGACCACGCCGAAGAAGAAGTCCGCCCCGAAGAAGGCCGAGGCCGACAAGGCCGAAGCCGCTGAGGGCGAGAAGTCCGAGTGA
- the ffh gene encoding signal recognition particle protein produces the protein MFDTLSDRLTAALQTLSRKGRLSDADIDATAREIRIALLEADVALPVVKEFIARIKERAKGAEVSQALNPAQQVIKIVNEELVAILGGETRRLNLAKNPPTVIMLAGLQGAGKTTLAGKLAMWLKKQGHAPMLVACDLQRPNAVTQLQVVGERAGVVTFAPEPGNGVGDPVDVARRAIDEAKHAQHDVVVVDTAGRLGVDEELMKQAADIRDAVQPDEVLFVVDAMIGQDAVTTAEAFRDGVGFTGVVLTKLDGDARGGAALSVREVTGQPILFASNGEKLEDFDTFHPDRMASRILGMGDVLTLIEQAEQHFDQEQAEKAAQKLTSGQLTLEDFLEQMLAVRKMGPIGNLLGMLPGAGQMKDQLAQVDDKHLDRLQAIIRGMTPAERADPKLINGSRRLRIANGSGVTVREVNDLVNRFFEARKMMSQMAGRFGFGGAGGSKTRKGKKGKKGKGRGPTQPKVRGGFPGGMPMLPPGGMPGGGGMPDLSQLGGMNDVPGFDPSKFKLPKNPGSN, from the coding sequence GTGTTCGACACCCTCTCCGATCGGCTCACCGCCGCCCTGCAGACGCTGTCGCGCAAGGGCAGGCTGTCCGACGCCGACATCGACGCCACCGCGCGCGAGATCCGCATCGCGTTGCTGGAGGCCGACGTCGCGCTGCCGGTGGTCAAGGAGTTCATCGCCCGGATCAAGGAACGGGCGAAGGGCGCCGAGGTCTCGCAGGCCCTGAACCCCGCGCAGCAGGTCATCAAGATCGTCAACGAGGAGCTCGTCGCGATCCTCGGCGGCGAGACGCGCCGGCTGAACCTCGCCAAGAACCCGCCGACGGTGATCATGCTCGCCGGTCTGCAGGGTGCCGGTAAGACGACGCTCGCCGGCAAGCTCGCGATGTGGCTGAAGAAGCAGGGCCACGCGCCGATGCTGGTCGCGTGTGACCTCCAGCGCCCGAACGCGGTCACGCAGCTGCAGGTCGTCGGCGAGCGCGCCGGGGTGGTCACGTTCGCGCCGGAGCCCGGAAACGGCGTCGGCGACCCGGTCGATGTCGCCCGCCGCGCCATCGACGAGGCCAAGCACGCGCAGCACGACGTGGTCGTGGTCGACACCGCGGGTCGTCTCGGTGTCGACGAAGAGCTGATGAAGCAAGCCGCGGACATCCGCGACGCCGTGCAGCCCGACGAGGTCCTGTTCGTCGTCGACGCGATGATCGGTCAGGACGCCGTGACCACGGCCGAAGCGTTCCGCGACGGCGTCGGCTTTACCGGCGTCGTGCTCACCAAGCTCGACGGCGACGCCCGCGGTGGTGCGGCCCTGTCGGTCCGCGAGGTCACCGGCCAGCCGATCCTCTTCGCGTCCAACGGCGAGAAGCTCGAGGACTTCGACACCTTCCACCCCGACCGGATGGCCTCGCGCATCCTCGGGATGGGCGACGTGCTCACGCTCATCGAGCAGGCTGAGCAGCACTTCGACCAGGAGCAGGCCGAGAAGGCCGCGCAGAAGCTGACCAGCGGCCAGCTGACGCTGGAAGACTTCCTCGAACAGATGCTCGCCGTCCGCAAGATGGGCCCGATCGGCAACCTGCTCGGCATGCTGCCCGGTGCGGGCCAGATGAAGGACCAGCTCGCGCAGGTCGACGACAAGCACCTCGACCGGCTGCAGGCGATCATCCGCGGCATGACGCCGGCCGAGCGCGCCGACCCGAAGCTGATCAACGGCTCACGCCGGCTGCGTATCGCGAACGGCTCGGGTGTCACCGTCCGCGAGGTCAACGACCTGGTCAACCGCTTCTTCGAAGCGCGCAAGATGATGTCGCAGATGGCCGGGCGCTTCGGCTTCGGCGGCGCGGGCGGGAGCAAGACGCGCAAGGGCAAGAAGGGGAAGAAGGGCAAGGGACGCGGCCCCACGCAGCCCAAGGTGCGCGGCGGCTTCCCCGGCGGCATGCCGATGCTGCCACCGGGTGGCATGCCGGGCGGAGGCGGGATGCCCGACCTCTCGCAGCTCGGCGGGATGAACGACGTGCCGGGCTTCGACCCGTCGAAGTTCAAGCTCCCGAAGAACCCGGGCAGCAATTGA
- a CDS encoding MarR family winged helix-turn-helix transcriptional regulator: MQTEADTRRADELAELARHVREGVGRLNWRLRSEADSPSPGPTVLAVLSRLYRAGTHTPGELAETERIHPQSLTRVLSSLTSRGLITRTADPSDGRRSLIDITHAGRIVLRDYSISREQWLAAAVERALSPTEQQLLRLAADLLLRIADS; the protein is encoded by the coding sequence ATGCAGACCGAAGCCGACACCCGCCGCGCCGACGAGCTGGCCGAGCTGGCCCGCCACGTCCGGGAAGGTGTCGGCCGGCTCAACTGGCGCTTGCGCTCGGAGGCGGACTCTCCGTCGCCGGGGCCGACAGTGCTGGCCGTGCTGTCGCGTCTCTACCGCGCCGGGACGCACACGCCGGGCGAGCTGGCCGAGACCGAGCGGATCCACCCGCAGTCGCTGACGCGCGTGCTGTCTTCGCTGACTTCGCGCGGGCTGATCACGCGCACGGCGGACCCGTCGGACGGGCGGCGGTCGCTGATCGACATCACGCACGCCGGGCGGATCGTGCTGCGGGACTACTCGATCTCGCGCGAACAGTGGCTCGCGGCGGCGGTGGAGCGCGCGTTGAGCCCGACCGAGCAACAGCTGCTGCGCCTGGCGGCGGATCTGCTGCTGCGGATCGCGGATTCCTGA
- a CDS encoding ABC transporter ATP-binding protein, protein MTSATRPRPTLAEPTADTDEKVPFRRIAALFRPHRGAMAALCALLVLQAALGVTSPFLLRAILDDALPHRDALLVSVLAMGMIGAALGSGALGVATTGLSNTIGQRVMNELRVSVYGHLQRMSLGFFTRTKTGEILSRVFNDIGGVDNVVTTTAASIVQNGTTALAITVAILIMDWQLALLTLVVVPLFLLFTLRLGGKQRKLARGRTRRMARLTTIVEESLSVTGVLLSKTMGNERAMRERFAEESREVAALERSTALAGRWQRASRTMSLTIIPALVYWVAGLELAGGAAPVSLGTVVAFTSMLNRLLAPATAMQTVSQSVASAKALFGRIFEVLDLPVEIGDRPGARELAVREGAVAMRGVSFRYDDDGPWTLHDIDLDVPPGTTTALVGSTGSGKTTLAYLVARLYEVTDGRVCIDETDVRDVTLASLAAGVGLVSQETYLFHATVRENLRFAKPDATDAEIEEAAKAAHIHDTLAKLPEGYDTVVGQRGYRFSGGEKQRMAIARILLRNPPVLILDEATSALDTRTERSVQAELDRLAAGRTTLTIAHRLSTVENADQIVVLDEGRIVERGTHAELLALDGRYARLVRGETA, encoded by the coding sequence ATGACTTCAGCGACGAGACCTCGTCCGACGCTGGCCGAGCCGACGGCCGACACCGACGAGAAAGTGCCGTTCAGGCGCATCGCGGCCCTGTTCCGGCCCCACCGCGGGGCGATGGCGGCGCTGTGCGCGCTGCTCGTGCTGCAGGCCGCGCTCGGCGTCACCTCGCCCTTCCTGCTGCGGGCGATCCTCGACGACGCGCTCCCCCACCGCGACGCGCTGCTGGTGAGCGTGCTGGCGATGGGAATGATCGGCGCGGCGCTGGGCTCGGGCGCGCTGGGCGTGGCGACGACCGGGCTGTCGAACACGATCGGGCAGCGCGTGATGAACGAGCTGCGCGTGTCGGTCTACGGCCACCTGCAGCGCATGTCGCTCGGCTTCTTCACCCGCACCAAGACCGGCGAGATCCTTTCGCGGGTCTTCAACGACATCGGCGGCGTCGACAACGTGGTCACGACCACCGCCGCATCGATCGTGCAGAACGGCACCACGGCGCTGGCGATCACCGTCGCGATCCTGATCATGGACTGGCAGCTGGCGCTGCTCACGCTCGTGGTGGTGCCGCTGTTCCTGCTGTTCACGCTGCGGCTGGGCGGCAAGCAGCGCAAGCTCGCCCGCGGCCGGACCCGCCGGATGGCGCGGCTGACGACGATCGTCGAGGAGTCCCTGTCGGTCACGGGCGTGCTGCTGAGCAAGACCATGGGCAACGAGCGCGCGATGCGGGAGCGCTTCGCCGAGGAGTCGCGTGAGGTCGCCGCGCTCGAGCGCAGCACGGCGCTGGCCGGCCGCTGGCAGCGGGCCTCGCGGACGATGAGCCTGACGATCATCCCCGCGCTCGTGTACTGGGTGGCCGGGCTCGAGCTGGCGGGCGGCGCGGCGCCGGTCTCGCTGGGCACGGTCGTGGCGTTCACCAGCATGCTCAACCGCCTGCTCGCGCCGGCGACGGCCATGCAGACCGTGAGCCAGAGCGTGGCGTCGGCGAAGGCGCTGTTCGGGCGGATCTTCGAGGTTCTCGACCTGCCGGTGGAAATCGGCGACCGGCCCGGTGCCCGCGAGCTGGCCGTGCGCGAGGGTGCGGTCGCGATGCGGGGCGTCTCGTTCCGCTACGACGACGACGGGCCGTGGACCCTGCACGACATCGACCTCGACGTGCCACCGGGGACGACGACCGCGCTGGTGGGGTCGACGGGCTCGGGCAAGACGACGCTCGCGTACCTCGTGGCCCGCCTGTACGAGGTGACCGACGGGCGCGTCTGCATCGACGAGACCGACGTCCGCGACGTCACGCTCGCGTCGCTGGCCGCCGGGGTCGGGCTGGTTTCGCAGGAGACGTACCTGTTCCACGCGACGGTGCGGGAGAACCTGCGGTTCGCGAAGCCGGACGCTACGGACGCGGAGATCGAGGAAGCCGCGAAGGCCGCGCACATCCACGACACGCTGGCGAAGCTGCCCGAGGGCTACGACACCGTCGTGGGCCAGCGCGGCTACCGGTTCTCGGGCGGCGAGAAGCAGCGGATGGCGATCGCGCGGATCCTGCTGCGCAACCCGCCCGTGCTGATCCTCGACGAAGCCACGAGCGCGCTCGACACCCGCACCGAACGTTCCGTGCAGGCGGAGCTCGACCGGCTCGCCGCGGGCCGCACGACGCTCACCATCGCGCACCGGTTGTCCACTGTGGAGAACGCGGACCAGATCGTGGTGCTCGACGAGGGCCGGATCGTCGAGCGGGGCACGCACGCGGAACTGCTGGCCCTCGACGGCCGGTACGCGCGGCTGGTGCGCGGGGAAACCGCCTAA
- a CDS encoding CPBP family intramembrane glutamic endopeptidase, producing MTTSQPRENLPGATPISPEDLVSAPPQFPPHRWGFGAFLLVEAVLIASAAFVSAVLGDPPPGQPLPIRTVLLGTMLPAMIAAGVALLATVVRGNGPKLDLRLQWRWADVKVGLKFGLLGLVLTSLSAYVWTEVVGSANATSTISALVDDRKMSVPAAVVTFVYLWLVGPICEEIIYRGLLWGAVERLQWRTERWGRVAAFLLSTAVFAASHLEPLRTTLLLVIAVPIGLARFATGRLAGSVVAHSMNNFLPSAAILLGALGIASF from the coding sequence GTGACCACTTCGCAGCCCCGGGAGAACCTCCCGGGTGCCACGCCGATCAGTCCGGAGGACTTGGTGAGCGCCCCGCCGCAGTTCCCGCCGCACCGCTGGGGGTTCGGCGCCTTCCTGCTCGTGGAGGCCGTCCTCATCGCGTCCGCGGCGTTCGTGAGCGCCGTGCTGGGCGATCCGCCGCCGGGGCAGCCGCTGCCGATCCGCACGGTGCTGCTCGGCACGATGCTGCCCGCGATGATCGCCGCGGGGGTGGCGCTGCTGGCCACGGTCGTGCGAGGCAACGGTCCCAAGCTCGATCTGCGGCTGCAGTGGCGCTGGGCCGACGTCAAGGTGGGCTTGAAGTTCGGGCTGCTCGGGCTGGTCCTCACGTCACTGAGCGCGTACGTGTGGACCGAGGTCGTGGGCTCGGCCAACGCGACGTCGACGATCAGCGCGCTCGTGGACGACCGGAAGATGTCGGTGCCGGCGGCGGTCGTGACGTTCGTCTACCTCTGGCTCGTCGGGCCGATCTGCGAGGAGATCATCTACCGCGGCCTGCTCTGGGGCGCCGTGGAGCGGCTGCAGTGGCGCACCGAGCGCTGGGGCCGGGTGGCGGCGTTCCTGCTGTCCACGGCCGTGTTCGCCGCGAGCCACCTCGAACCCCTGCGCACGACGCTGCTGCTGGTCATCGCCGTGCCCATCGGCTTGGCCCGCTTCGCGACGGGGCGGCTCGCCGGCAGCGTCGTGGCACACTCGATGAACAACTTCCTGCCGTCGGCCGCGATCCTGCTCGGTGCACTCGGAATCGCTTCCTTCTGA
- a CDS encoding ammonium transporter, translating to MLNAGDTAWVLAGAALVMLMTPGLAFFYGGMVRAKSVLNMLMMNFIALAVVGVLWVAFGFSMSFGNDAFGGLVGNFDLAGLTDAVGKLVGFAAAATDSAPAVPWPGPDALPLLAFCMFQLMFAIITPALISGAIADRAKFWGWTLFVVIWVSIVYFPVAHWVFSFNGFLGENSVGGWIANNLKALDFAGGTAVHINAGAAGLALAVVLGKRKGWPKDTGRPHNVPFVLLGASLLWFGWYGFNAGSALAANDLAAVAFTNTTVATAAAVLGWLLVEQLKFGKPTTLGAASGAVAGLVAITPACGFVNPLGSIAIGVIAGILCALAVSLKYRFGFDDSLDVVGVHLVGGLVGTLLIGFFATTSVNSLGADGLFYGGGFTQLGRQAAAAGAVLGYSFILSFIIGFVIKKLGGFRVSTEQEVSGIDEAQHAESAYDFTGMGGGLGQPTTIPVKSATAPTKLEETKA from the coding sequence GTGCTGAACGCAGGAGACACCGCGTGGGTGCTGGCCGGCGCCGCGCTGGTCATGCTCATGACACCGGGACTGGCGTTCTTCTACGGCGGCATGGTCCGCGCGAAGAGCGTTCTGAACATGCTGATGATGAACTTCATCGCGCTGGCCGTGGTGGGGGTGCTGTGGGTCGCCTTCGGCTTCTCCATGTCCTTCGGCAACGACGCGTTCGGCGGCCTGGTCGGCAACTTCGACCTGGCGGGGCTCACCGACGCGGTCGGCAAGCTCGTCGGGTTCGCCGCGGCCGCCACGGATTCGGCGCCGGCGGTGCCGTGGCCGGGCCCGGACGCCTTGCCGTTGCTGGCGTTCTGCATGTTCCAGCTGATGTTCGCGATCATCACCCCGGCACTGATCTCGGGTGCGATCGCGGACCGCGCGAAGTTCTGGGGCTGGACGCTGTTCGTGGTGATCTGGGTGTCCATCGTGTACTTCCCGGTGGCCCACTGGGTGTTCTCGTTCAACGGTTTCCTCGGTGAGAACTCCGTCGGCGGCTGGATCGCCAATAACCTGAAGGCGCTCGACTTCGCCGGTGGCACCGCGGTCCACATCAACGCCGGCGCGGCGGGTCTCGCGCTCGCGGTCGTACTGGGCAAGCGCAAGGGCTGGCCGAAGGACACGGGCCGCCCGCACAACGTGCCGTTCGTGCTGCTGGGCGCTTCGCTGCTGTGGTTCGGCTGGTACGGCTTCAACGCCGGTTCGGCGCTGGCCGCCAATGACCTCGCGGCCGTCGCGTTCACCAACACGACCGTCGCCACCGCGGCCGCCGTGCTCGGCTGGCTGCTGGTGGAGCAGCTCAAGTTCGGCAAGCCGACCACGCTGGGTGCCGCCTCGGGTGCCGTCGCGGGTCTGGTCGCGATCACGCCGGCCTGTGGTTTCGTGAACCCGCTCGGATCGATCGCGATCGGCGTCATCGCCGGGATCCTGTGCGCGCTGGCCGTGTCGCTCAAGTACCGCTTCGGGTTCGACGACTCGCTCGACGTCGTGGGTGTGCACCTGGTCGGCGGCCTCGTCGGTACGCTGCTCATCGGGTTCTTCGCCACCACGAGCGTCAACTCCCTGGGCGCCGACGGTCTCTTCTACGGCGGCGGTTTCACCCAGCTGGGCCGCCAGGCGGCCGCGGCTGGCGCGGTGCTCGGGTACTCGTTCATCCTGTCCTTCATCATCGGGTTCGTGATCAAGAAGCTGGGCGGTTTCCGCGTCAGCACCGAGCAAGAGGTCAGCGGGATCGACGAGGCCCAGCACGCGGAGAGCGCATACGACTTCACCGGCATGGGCGGCGGTCTCGGCCAGCCCACCACCATCCCGGTCAAGTCCGCCACCGCCCCCACGAAGCTCGAGGAGACCAAGGCATGA